The following is a genomic window from Mya arenaria isolate MELC-2E11 chromosome 4, ASM2691426v1.
TCTATCTTGCCAAGGAGTCACACTAgtaaaaattaaatcatttaaggCTTGTATTTACTATATTCTATATGCCTATCTACCAGTTGCTGGTTGGTCATTGTTCATAAAAGGAATGAATTAACCTCAATTTAAGCaacttcaatgaaataaaacgtTGCTAACATAAATCTCTTGTCgagtaattaaaataatttcacataaaaaatgattaacCAGTTGCAAAAATAAGTCAGGGGTGAATCCAGTATTTGACGTTAACAGGGGCATAACTTAGTGGCATAACTATTTGACTAATTGCACCCGAAgaaatgtatttggtttaaaatgtatgCAGGGGTTCtcccccaatttttttttaacaatttctaatcCCAAATGATGCATATTGGGCAtaattttttaccttttttcttttaaatttaaataaaacctaAACTTGGGCGTTATTCTggggtgaccccccccccccccccgctataaaaattcagaatttgagcaagcccagaagacattttaccagtgcagggcttgcgggcttgtgcttatttcgaccactgttaGTCTGATAAAGTTGCACTGAATAtggttatgaaaataaaaatacatgactTTGAATAAACTGACTTTATAACTGCAATTAGATACATAAAGTATTCATACAGGTCTGTCCCTGTTTTATGGCTGATAATCAGTATCGGTATGGCCATGGATACCATTTCAACTGCAACATCAGGTATATATGGGTAAACATACTTCATATTTTCCATACCATAAACATAAAGTTTTAATGCTTCTTAAGTTCTTACCAGCACAGAATGGTTGTTGCTCGATACTGGAATGATTGGGTGTCTTAGGGTCTTTATAAGTTCACTGATGGTTTGGGTTTGATGTATTGGAAATGTAAAAATTtgtcttttaaagaaaaaaaatgtttgaaagattaATACAGTATAGTTTGTATATTAACGCTATAACACATTGGAGTTCATTTATGGGACAAGAAACACTGAACAGCTAtccgatatatatataaattatacatataaatagttattttttatagGAATGTCTGCtttataaaagtgaaaatacatataattatataagcattttgATTGTTAAGGTATCAATTAGTTTAGAAATTAGGTGATTTTATTGCCAACATGTGGGCACGGGCCCTTGTGCCCTGCTAGACTCCCCCCCCACTACTTTGGAATTAATGAACAGACAggaattcaaaataattataaagtaaatatatatattatatatgtaaagtaaatatatatattatatatatatgtaaagcaAAGACTTTATATCAAAACTGCTCGAGAACtggaaaatatatcaaagtgtattaaccaaaaaatatttacctCAGAAACGGTGCTGCAGATTTTCCATCGGGCtgaatttgtaatattttgtcgGCCCTTAAACCGTCGGCAACAATGAAAACCAGCCTTTTGGCTGGAGGCGGCAGCGGCGACTTGTGAGGAGTCAAATCGGTGACTAGGGGTGTGGCAAAAAACACTTCAAACACGGAGAAAAAGAACACCAGATGAATTAATAATCCTACTGCAACTATCACCCACAACTTCATGGTTACAAAACTTTCACGATATTAAATCCAAGTCAAGATCGTCCCTTTTTCTATCCAACATACATGAATCTATGTTATAATCTAGGACTCAGTTGCGGTTAATGCTATATGACTCTGTTTACGGTCGTTACTTTCTAAATATATATGGTGTGCCTACCTGGATTATTGACCAGGTGACTCGACCCGTAAACAACCGCTCTATTCAAGCGTCTTAGATATATGCATGTACAATCGTGTCTGATTGACCACAATGACGAATTAGTGCCCGTTGTAATTGGTCTATTCGTACAGTATGTAATACCTTTATGGATGATCAATAGATTGAAACGTGTCACAACCTCAATAATCCGTGATCGAAAACTATTTCACGTTGTTAATGTCTATAACCATGTTATTTTTCTGCTTACTTAATCGGAGTATCATCATCACATGAtatgaatttacatgtacaagttAACAGTGACCCGACCGTAACTATTTTCACATAGAGATAAACTGTCGAATACCTGTTAACTGACGGCCATTTATTATATTCCATCACGATCGATATAAAAAGGTTGAAACAACTTCTAATGTGGCAGTGCTTGAATGACATCACTCACTGATGATTGCACTGCATCCAGTTCACAACCAACCGACAATCTCAGCGTGTGTACCACGTGccgataaattgcgtcataaatacTACGTCATTAAGAAAGTAATCACCTGAGCCTAATCGAACTCTGGTAATAAAACTAAGGTTGGTCTCTGTAATCGACATAGAtttgccctttgtttcattcaaaaaatttaatatcaagaaaaaaaaatcagtgttcattttaagcaaaatgtggccttccgacgaagcatatatgacgtaatttatcacgagTCATACACACACTGAACCTGCTTGCTGCGTCCATCTTTCTTTTCATGAAGTCGCTAATGGCGATTGGGGCGAATAAAGCGGGTACCCGTTATAAAAGTCATGATCGATgctataaattatgtaaaatgggCGCGATCAGTTGTCATACGTGACCACCAATGTCAGCCAACTTCATACCTAGAACATGAAGCAACATTTTGTTcgttattttattgaatgttatgTTTTCGCCAAAATTTACTTACCAGTCCATCAACTAGACCTCTAACTGCAGGTAATATTGCCCACTTCTTTTTTGCACAAATTTACGTTTACAAATGACTTGCAGGGGCGTAGCTGGGCCTATTTAGAAGTCTTGTGTTTCAGAGTGAacattgttacaaaatatagataaatgataaaaaagagtTCGGGAAATCTTAACTTCACACCAAAACATAAGAGCTCTGTCTTTACATTGAACCAGTATGTATTGTCCAAGGTCACGGCTACATATTagataagatatattttatttccaatcatgggtcatgttatatgacatgtttatcacagtttacataatgtagaacataaatttaaacaagagggtaacatatttagtaatttatacatatttagaAGTATGTACAGGCATAGTCGAACTAGTATGGATTGAAGGAAAACTAACATAGGTTGAATGAAAAACgggcatatacatgtatttaaaatgcaataaaagtTGTTATGTCACAACGAAgatatttttgaagttttccgAACATATATTCGGAAGCGACCCAGTTCACACAGCACATGGCTCCGCGTTCGAGGTCTGCTGACGGACACCTTTAATAATTACAATGTCAAATCTCATAAAAAGCGTAGATGGCTGTACCCTTGCCTGGTGCTCCGATGGGTGGTTGTACCCTTGCTTTGTGCTCCGATGGGTGGCTGTACCCTTGCCTGGTGCTCCGATGGGTGGCTGTACCATTGCCTGGTGCTCCGATGGGTGGCTGTACCCTTGCCTGGTGCTCCGATGGGTGGTTGTACCCTTGCCTGGTGCTCCGATGGGTGGCTGTACCCTTGCCTGGTGCTCCGATGGGTGGCTGTACCCTTGCTTGGTGCTCCGATGGGTGGCTGTACCCTTGCCTGGTGCTCCGAAGACAGAACACGGGAATTTTGAGTTTACTACCTCTTACACCGGTCACGTAAAACAACCAAGGAATATAAAGAGCTAGGGTTTTCCCATTCATTTGCTTCAACAacaagtcgtttaaacgagacACGTAAGTACAAAAAAATACGTATCTCATATGAATCACCCTAAAGAAAATGAATAACATCGTTTGTATGTTCATACAACAAGGGTGATATATTAAGGGATTGGACCACGGGTTtttccaacatcagttacgACCCTTTCCTAAAAACGCCACATGAAAACTTGGGGGACACTGAATGCGACGTTATAAACTGGGTTATGAAAACAATTGCGATATTTCGCATATGGGCAAATGTATCAGGGGAGGATCTAGGAATTGACCTTGGGAGAGGGGTTTAACTTAGGTGCGTTAGCTTTTGTCTTGCGCCCCTCCCTAAGAACCGAAATTTACTTGGTTTACAGTGTTCGCAGTTGGCTTTGGGGTATACCCTCAAGAAACTTTTAACACATccgaaattatgcatttttagcgtattaaattactttttttcttctattatATTATCATAACAAGTAAActttgacgtttttttttttttttttttgggggggggggggagcggGGCAGGGTCCGCCTTTGTGCATGGTAttgattataatgtttatataacttTGAGAACAGTGctttgaatgtttacaaaacttGCAAATAAAAGATGTGTTAATTAAGCAAACACTAATTTAACCTTAAAATTAGTGATGTAGTATGGTGGTTCGTCATACTTTTCTGAGATTGACAATGATGTTTAttaagttttagttttattgttaGTGTTCATGTTATCAAATAACATCCATCACCATCTATCATCATTTTATGATGACAAGCTAATGCGAATTGGTAGAATGGTCCACTATCGtgaaaatgagtaaaataacgtttacaatgttaatatttataatgtcaTTCGCCATTGATCACTAGTCTAGAGTCTCGAGAAATCCGGAAGTGATTCTTTTGTacttaataacttttattatgtatattagTGTCAGAGattaaatatattcacatttattttcctAATTATATTATCCGCAACACCATAGACTTGTAGGCTACTGAGGTTGCTGATGGTGTTAAGGGGGCGCCTCCCTTGGATCCAGCTTGGATGGTGTTAAGGGGCGCCTCACTTGGATCCAGCTTGGATGGTGTGCAGGGGCGCCTCCCTTGGATCCAGCTTGGATGGTGTTAAGGGGCGCCTCCCTTGGATCCAGCTTGGATGGTGTTAAGGGGCGCCTCCCTTGGATCCAGCTTGGATGGTGTTAAGGGGCGCCTCCCTTGGATCCAGCTTGGATGGTGTGCAGGGGCGACTGCCGTGGATCCAGCTTGGTTGGTGTGCAGGGGCGACTCCTGAGGATCCAGCATGGTTGGTGTGCAGGGGAGACTCCCGTGGATTCAGCTTGGATGGTGTGCAGTGGCGACTCCCGAGGATCCATCTTGGATGGTGTGCAGGGGCGACTCCCGTGGATCTTGTCActtgaaatgtcaaaattggtaAAATTCATATTTACTAATATTATCACGTATACAAACGCGTACACACACACGTGCGCGTGcccacacgcacgcacacgcatgcgcgcacacacacatacactttttattttgtcacggtAATATATCGTTACAACATACATGTTATAACACATACAGACAATGTGTTCAACAACATGATTGAAATACAAATTGAGGTAATTTACCACCGGGTACAgtgaaaacacacacacacacacacactagtTTCGTTATAAAGGGAATCAATGTAATATACAGCTTTACACAGAagttttcatgtataaaaatacttttaatttgcttacatatttgtaataaatacaaGTTCCTAAAGTTGGTAATTTATCAATGGAAAGTTGTCGCATTTTATTGGCAGGTAGTAAAACAGGACCAATAAAGAATTAATCCTACTTCAAAATAGTATGTAGCATTTACTAGTTATGGACAAGACCAATATACATACAAATCCCAGGTGCTGTAATACTAACAATTATGAACTTaaggttttatgttttaagttacGAATTAAGTGTGACACAAGCTTAATTAAAAGGGAATTTTATTCTTTTCCAGTTTCTACGGGGTATGATAATAAAACCTAAGCTggtattaataaaacatcttaagttatttgttaattttactTGTCGATTTGCTTAAATGTTCATggtcaaattaagaaaaaaaactacaggtacaagtttttaacataatataacGTGtagtacatttaattaatgagatattattaagttatcaAATCATATAACCAGTGAAATACTAACCTAAGAAAATGACTTAGGTTAGGAAATGGCttaagatgtttaatgaataccagcccaggattatacataagaaagaaattgaaagtaattataacaagtttaatggtatttattattaaaaatgaacgattatgatatttaaaataaagttcaaaTCATTGTATACTAGACATTTAGCAAGAATACAATGGTCTAAATTAAGAAACTGTACTGTATTTAAAGGAATGATATAAGTATAATTTTAAGCATCTTAagcaaattttaatattttcaattaattagaaaacaagagggccatgatggccctaaaacgctcacccAAGcaaagggtcataactctgtgataaagtattaatacaaatgttgcaatttaaacatatctttactgatgacgatgccttgttgtatttttgtagagggtcatgcaatgaagcttcctgtaatgtatcagtgaatttggcctggtagttttagaggagatgttttttatttaaagcaaaataggaagGTGGCCAGatttttgttgctgttgatgaatcgcgaccccttgttgtatttttgttgaaggttacccaaggaagcttcctgtaaagtttcattgaatttggactaaTAGTTTCAGAGgagttgttttttaaagcaaaacaaaaagtCGGCCAAATTGttgatgctgttgttgttgttcatcaATCGTGATTCTTGTTGTAATTGTGTAGAGGGTCACcgaaggaagcttcctgtaaagtttcattaaatttggagtggttgtttcagaggagatgttttttaaagcagaacagaaagtcagccattttgttgttgttgttgctgtggttgttgttgttgttgatcaatcgtgaccccttgttatATATCTGTAGAGGGtccccaaggaagcttcctgtaaagtttcattgaatttggactggtagttcagaggagatgttttttaagcaattgttgacggacggatggacggactgacggggactgactgacggactgCCGGACGGACGCCGGATAAAAACCGATCACAGTAgatcaccttgagcacttcgtgctctggtgagctaaaaatgatatatttccaaaatcatattaaaactgCTTTAATGTAATGCATGCAATAAGTAATAGACTGAGTGTGTAGAAAATGTATAGGTCtaaaacataatgtatttattaaacatatcaagaATAGCATTATTTGACAGACcctatacaatataaaaaaaactaattaaaagaATTTAATCTGTAAACGGGTGATAAggcaaaacacacacacttttgTAGTTAACCTAGCTCGAAAACGAACACCTAGATAACCAAGGCGTGTTCCACAATATTGGTAATTATACACTTACAATATAATAGCAATAGAACTGCTTCACTTGGAgcaatttatatattattattgcaACATATATACTTTCCATTTCACAATTTTCATATGTAGCCGTGGCTATACCTAATATGTTTTTGCACTGGCTTTTCAAAGTTTGCTCTGACAGATCGATAAAACGTAGATATcctttttgcataattatttggTCCAATGGCTTTTCTCTAAGTTCGACCAAATTTGGACAAAAGCAGAGTTTATGTAAGATGTAATTTTCATGGCGATAATTGCATATGTCACATAATTGAGGGAACGTTTGCCCGAGTGTATCAATTGAGCGAAGTAAATGTCTATTCAGGGATAGTAATCGGGGATTTTTCTCGCCGCCTTCCACAGCTCTGAGGCAGTATTTTCCCCTAGTAGATGCGCAGGTATGTAATCCTTGGTGAACAATCGTTGAAATTGCTGTCTACGTGTTGGATAAATAACTTTGAGTTCAATAATTTTCTTCCACATGCATTTCGGTGGAGAATTTCCGTTGTGGACATAGTCCACAGTATGTCCTGAAGTCTGTATTTTTGTTAAGATTCTATGTATATCTGGCACAAGCCCCATTGACTGGTTATCTAAATTGTAAAAGCTCACAAGTCTGTAGTTAAAATATGTCTAGCCATGTATTTGTTTGGCAAGCGACACAGTTGCCCAAAGAACTGGAGCTTCTTCACGTCTATTAATGTTTCAGCAGAAACAGTACCATGTGCACCTAATGCGAAGTCTGTATTTGTAGATTTGTTTAGACCCTGAATTATTTTGATTCATAATCTATGGgacttttcaatttttaataagTCAGTTGTTGACATTGTCCAAAATCCACAGCCATACAGACGTTTTGGAATAACAATGGAATGGGATATAGTCAACGATGTCAACGGGTTGAGTTTACAAAGGGTATAACCCgctattgcatatgtttaaaaaggTGTCCCGCATTTTTACACAAGCGTCGTGAACATTCGCAGAACACGAAAGGAAAGAGTCACACTTTAATCCAAGGTGAACATATTCTTTTGCGATGTGTACAATTTCATTCCCAAGGTTGAATCTGCGTATATCGTCATGGTTTTCGTTATCATCGAAAACTAAGATAGAACATTTATTAGCATTATATTCGTATCGCCAGCGCTTTGAATATCCGTTGCAAATGTCCAACATAGCTTGAAGTCTATTTGCTAAGTATAAGATGAGGAGCATGTCATGGACCACCGTTGGGGAGCTAAGTGTGTTATTGAAAAAAACCAAATGCCGTAGCCACTATTCTCTAGTAGACTGAAAAGCTGGTTTATATAGAGGAGATAGAGAATCGGGGAACCTTTCCCGCCCTGTCGATTTCCCTGGCATACTTGAAAACAGTCGGAGGTGTAGGGGCCATATCTAACGCAGCTTGACACGCACGAATACATTTTAGCAAATGCTAGGAGCGAAGTAGGATCCAGCGAGCATTCTGTGGATAGTTTGTACCGGAGGCCACACCTTATCAAATGCTTTTCCGACAGTCGAGAAATGCCACGTACACTTTGGAGCCATGTTCATGTGCAAAGAAAATACTCTCTCTGATGATAAATGATGTCATATTACACCCCAGACCGTCCctgttgtttattaatatttctcaaAATGTTGTCACGGGTGCGCGTCAATAATACGTGATCGTTGATATTAGTGTGATGGCCCTGTAATTGTCTGGATTGTCTTTTCTTTTGTTACACACTTTATGCAATGTTATTATAATACCGCGTTTCATTGATGGAGGTATGTAGCCTTGGCTTAACATCTGCGTAAATAAGTTTGCAAGAATCGGTGACAATAATGCTTTTGCGCATTTCAAATTGAATTCGATCGTCACCAGCAGCCTTACCCGTAGGGGCGTCGCCTATGGCTGTAGCAACACACTCCATTGAAACTGTTGCTAAGAGATCAGGTTGTACTTTCATTAATGTCATGTACACTTGATTCAACAATCTATTTCCAAGTATCATCGAATCGTCCGTCTGTCACCGGTGTGTATAAGTCCTAAATGTATTCAGCCCACTTGCCAGTCATGACGCTTGGGTCCCTAAAAAAGGCACCGTCAAAGTTCAGCCCCGCCCCCACAAGATTCTTCGTAGAGCTTCTCCGCCTCTTCACAAGGCTCCAAAAATCTTTCGAATTTACCTCGGTCTTCCGATCTAATTCCTGATCAAGCTTAATTAAGTACTGGTTAACGCTATTTCTATGCAGTCGTCTAAATTCACGTTCagtatttttatagtttatatggCCGTCCGTCCGCACACCACACATTTTTCAagaattttagatttttatgcGCGGTTTTCAGATTATCATCCCAGTATGGTTTCAAAAAATTTGCAAATTTTCTTTGTGGCAAACATGTTGTGGAAAATTCAGAAATACAGGTTTTTTATCAAGTCATATGCATTCTCAATCTCTATACGATCTAGGCTCACCGATTTTAATGGGACCAGGGGTAAGTATCTCGTAGCTCTCGTTAGCATAACGACTATCGTAAACCTTTCGTTAGGGTTTACACCGTTATCTCGAAGCGTTCGTTATTAACGAATAATCGTTAACTTGCCCATTATTTAACGACTGCCTGGAGGGTGTCCTAGAGCTCTCGTTACCATCATCATGTAACAAAATCAAGCACGCTTTTCATCACGTTTCCTTAAACAAACGCAGGAAAAGGTGTtgttacataaatataacaaaagctAAATGTAAGCTGTCACTATTTAATATCGTGGATGGAATTTTAATCCTTGAGGtaaattaataacattgaaccatttattaatttatgcTGATGATGAagacaacgacgacgacgatgatgatgatgatgatgatgatgatgatgatgatgatgataactattattatttcgGTCGCAGACAACATCAAACTCCTTACTTAATACTTTATGGTTAAATCAGTTATATTAGAATTTCTTCTCTTTTCAGATGGCACTTGTATTTCTGGGAGGTGACGGTAACAGAAGGCGTCATAATATTCCAATGGTATTTAGAGATAGAATGAATCCCCTCGACGTAATGAACGATCATGAAATTATTAAGAAATATCGGTTGGACAGAGATGCAATTCTTGAAATATGTGCACAAACTCAACAACATCTAGTAAGGCCAACAAGTCGCAGTCAGTCACTTCCGGTTTGCCTGCAGGTACTTGTTGCATTGCGATATTACGCTACCGGAAGTTTCCAGTCAGTACTCGCGGATGGGCATGGGATATCTATTCGCTCGGTTTCAAGAAGCATTCACGCGGTATCTAAAGCCCTAACGAGACAAGTGCCCCGGCAAATAAAATTTCCAACTACACGTGCAGAACTTAAAAGAACGAAGCAACTATTTCATGATATAAGCGGCTTTCCCAATGTAATTGGTGCCGTTGATGGCACGTATGTCTCCGACTGAAGATGAACATTTGTATGTGACTGTCTAGAAAGGGATTTCATGCAATAAATGGTCAGGGTATATGTAGTGCTGacaatttattcataaatatagtTGTTCGTTGGCCAGAGTCAACACATGACTCTTTCATATGGAATAGCTGTGAATGTGTACGTATGATGTGTACGAAGAATTGGATTTACAGAATGCATGGCTTTTGGGCGATAGTGCGTACCTGTTGAGGAAATACCTCCTAACACCATTACCTACTGCAAACACAGAGGCTGAACGAAGATAAAACGTCGCTCACAAACGTACACGGTGTGTGATTGAACGTACTTTCGGGATTTGGAAAATGAGATTCCGATGTT
Proteins encoded in this region:
- the LOC128229825 gene encoding putative nuclease HARBI1; protein product: MVCRGDCRGSSLVGVQGRLLRIQHGWCAGETPVDSAWMVCSGDSRGSILDGVQGRLPWILSLEMSKLMALVFLGGDGNRRRHNIPMVFRDRMNPLDVMNDHEIIKKYRLDRDAILEICAQTQQHLVRPTSRSQSLPVCLQVLVALRYYATGSFQSVLADGHGISIRSVSRSIHAVSKALTRQVPRQIKFPTTRAELKRTKQLFHDISGFPNVIGAVDGTYVSD